The stretch of DNA ACACCTCAGTGGCAGCGGCGCTGGGGCCCGATGACGACCCGGAGACCATAACCACAGAAGGCGTCACGGGAAATGACACGCTGGTCGCCACAGAGGACGAGGACTTTGAGCTTCTGGACCAAAGTGAACTGGACCAGGCGGACGAAGGGCTGGACCTCAGCCCCGACGGACTGCTGGTTCGAGGTACGCCAGATACGCCTCCGCAGCATCAACCTCAGTCATAGCTCCCAtcaagccccgcccccttcctaacggttttctttttatttatccACTAGAAAACATCCCTGTATCCAAAATATTCATCTAAGAGTGTTTCATACCGTTGGTGGATGATTGGAATTAAGCTGTAGACCTTAGCACAGCTGTCGGCGTTTTAGATCTAGCGTCCAAATTTGCCTGGTAAGCAAATTTCCTGCCGTCGAGTAAACTTGCTGTCCCAAGCAGATGTTGTAACAGAGATTTGGATTATAATGCAGTGAATATGAGCTCTACATTTATTGAATTCAACAGTGGATTTAAGGAGGTTTACAGCTCCCTTAATGATGTCTGTTCGAGCCCCAAAGTAAAGGTTTTTACTTTTATGTTGAATCAGGCCAAGTGAGTCACTTGTTGCCTGGAAACTATGACATTGTTGGATGTTGACCAGAacttacacacgtaagtgacttcAAAGGCTTTGAGTTATTCATCCTCATATCTAATGACTAACCGCGCCGATCACATGACATGCCAGGCACTACGCATGTGTTGAACTAAAGAGTTCACTGCATCAGAATCAAGGGCAGGTTTTAATAACCACTCGGCGTCCAAATCTCTGTAGCGTTGTGTTTTGTTCCCGACTTGTCCTTGTGCACTCTTTGTACTAACTTCCCCACGTACCAGCCTCCCTGTGTATATTGTagaaatgttgaaaaaaatatataattgtgtATGTTCTGCATGTAAAATGACACTGTTTAATATCTCAGCTGACTACGTgctgcacatgtgtgtgtgtgtgtgtgtgtgtgtgtgtgtgtgtgtgtgtgtgtgtgtgtgtgtgttggggggtgggggggagaagAACACATTTGAATGTTTCAGGTTAAAAGTCCGTTAATATTTTCCTACTAAAGGAATAAATGTTTTgctctgtcctcattttcaatacAAcgcaactgtaaaaaaaatattcataacATCGGAGGCTAGCAATTTGTGTTTTGTGGTAGTGTGCATACAATAATGCTTCATAAAACTTGCTGAattgtaaagttataaaaaaaaaagaagaaaaaaaggattaTATTTTctaatttctcttttttccacCAAAGTACTCAGTTTGATCTTTTACATCTTGAGACCTATTCAAAGCAAAAGACCACGTTTCACTGGATGAGCAGGTTTATTGGACGCAAACGGGTAAATAAAAACTGCAGCTCCACGTGTGGAAGTGAGAGAATAAAAGAACAAActgaaacaaaacacaaaaagtcACGTCATGGTTTTTGTTCCACGCTGACACGATCGGTTTCTTCACCTCCCGGGCTCTCCTGCTTGGACATCTTTTTCCTGCGAGGAAACATCTGTTACGACAAAGTGCTTCTTGGCTGCCATCTTGTCCTGTATGTACTCGCCTGAGTTCACTTGCAGAGAGAAGAAGTTTCTGCTTCAGATCATCCCCGACTGTGACGTCAGGCACCGCGGACCAGAGGCCATCTGCGAAGGTCACCGGAACTGAAAGGACGACGTCGCCAGGGAGGTCGTAATGGCCTGCAAGCGTCACTTTAGGTCAGTGAAAACACTGTGCTTTAATTTCCTGAGAGCGGGGCATTAACACGCTATGCCTTTTGTTTAGCACCACAACCACTAGGGCAgaccctgggcaaattaaggcccgggggccacatgcggcctgttaagcttttcaatctgctcccaaataattttttttatatctttaagatgaaaagtgtagctgccattatgatgtgcagtgatgttttcttatgaccgtaagtcttgaactatacaaagtatttttatggttggaatctgcttttgcataatattttagtgactagtgttgtcctgataccaatattatttcgatacttttctaaataaaggggaccagaaaaaattgaattattggctttatttgaacaaaaaatcttagggtgcggcggaccggtacttttcagaggcggtatagtaccgaatatgattcattcgtatcgcggtactatactaatacccgtataccgtacaaccctactagttactatggtaagattaccatagtaactagtagggttgtacggtataccatagtaccctactagttactatggtaagattaccatagtaactagtagtgttgtacggtataaggtcagacgaggcaccaagcagtgtgggtgtggtttgattgtaaaatatgtcgattgagagggggtgtgacgttcatatgttctcaatattcagggttttatcgttcatagaacaatttcgtttttaaggcggtctgtcataacatttttagcattcaatcagactttattgtgaggttttgtattagttttccttctaaatttggcccccgagtcaaaataattgcccaggcctgcactagGGGGTCCACATGATCACCATCAATATTGAGTTgacaagggtgtaccccgccttccaaccatgtgcagctgggttaggctccagggatcccgagagggacaagcggtagaaaatggatggaagtttgTTTGGTCTGGCAGCAATTATAATTGCCAAGTTAGCGACACGTCAAACACGGTCATGGTGACAGATTTATGTCCATAATAAAAAAACGACCatactatttaagtttatattgtagctgaaactttccccccaaaatatgtctcaagaaaaaaaaaattcatagtgtatttttttcccatttattgtgttttatttacCTTTTCAATCAATGCCGAAGCCAAGCAGTTTGGAATTGACTTGTGCAGTAGGAAATATCAAACACGTTCCCTTCCCCCCTTGGAAATATCAACATAttatatacaatacaggccaaaagtttggacacaccttctcgttcaatgcgttttcttaattttcatgactatttacattgtagattgtcactgaaggcatccaaactatgaatgtggagttatgtacttgacaaaaaaaggtgaaataactgaaaacatgttttatattctagtttcttcaaaatagctaccctttgctctgataaatttttcgcacactcttggcattctctcgatgagcttcaagaagtagtcacctgaaatggtgacTACTTGGCCAaattcgagagaatgccaagtgtgtAAAATATGTTATTTCTTAATATCGAattgaaaacatattttaacTGAATTTTTGGTTGGTTGTGTATTTTATGCACACACTCTGTTAATTAAGttaattcaaaatgttttttaataaatgtcaaaatttaagtgcaaatgaaaatacaactttaccactttagtcatattttttgcacttaaagtttgactttagcttcagacttctttttgtttgttattgtcagtactgccacaagtggtggaaaagtgtattacaactgagtcccgctgcggcccatacagaccatAACTGAGAAATAGATACattatattaccaaaagtatttagccacctgccttgactcgcatatgagcttgaagtgccatcccattcctaacccatagggttcaatatgatgtcggcccaccttttgcagctattacagcttcaactcttctgggaaggctgtccacaaggttgcgtagTGTGTTTATAgggattttccaccattcttccaaaagcgcattggtgaggtcacacactgatgttggtcgagaaggcctggctctcagtctccgttctaatttattccaaaggtgttctatcgggttcaggtcaggactctgtgcaggccagtcaagttcatccacaccagactctgtcatccatgtctttatggaccttgctttgtgcactggtgcacagtcatgttggaagagaaaggtgctcgctccaaactgttcccacaaggttgggagcatggaattgtccgaaatgttttggtatcctggagcattcaaagttcctttcactggaactaacggggccaagcccaactcctgaaaaacaaccccacatcataattcctcctccccccaatttcacactcggcaatgcagtccgaaatgtagcgttctcctggcaacctccaaacccagactcgtccatcatattgccagatggaaaaacgttattcatcactccagagaagtgctttacaccactgcatccaacgctttgcattggacttggtgatgtatggcttagatgcagctgttcggccatggaaacccattccatgaagctctctgcgtactgtacgtgggctaattggaaggtcgcatggagtttggagctctgtagcaactgactgtgcagaaagtcggcgacctctttgcactatgcgcttcagcatccgttgacccctctctgtcagtttacgtggcctaccaatttgtggctgagttgctgttgttcccaaactcttccaaatttcacgactggatttgttgcacaggtggcatcctatgacagttccacgctggaaatcactgagctcctgagagcggcccattctttcacaaatgtttgtagaaacagtctccatgcctaagtgcttgattttatacacaagtgattaggacaccttctgatcatttggatgagtggccaaatacttttggcaatatagtgtatttttggcggcccaacaatgaACCCCGGCCCTATTGTTGAgaaacactggtttaaaatgtccGCACCTGTGCACAGTACCCCCACCGAATACACCTGATTCGGAATAGAGGCCCCGTTCCAAGCCTTCAGGAGAGTGAGGATCCCGTTGGCGGTTGACATGTCAGCTCCGCGGCACGTCTTCGAAACCACAGCTGCCTGCTGACTGTGCACGATGTCTAGGAAGGTGGTCTCCAGCCATTCACTAAACAAGAGAAGAAAGAAGATACTAAATAAGTTGTCAAACAAATGGAACCTTACAAGGCTCCAAATGTCACTGTTTATtggaaaatataaacaaatagacTTGAACCTGGTTAGAGCCTTTCTAATCATGTGGCCCCCAACTCGTGATTGTGGACATGAACCCCATTAGAATTCATGCGCCCCCATGTGTAACAATCCCAAATGTAATTTCACAGTGTGCATTCTTGTTGAACTAATCTTTCACATGAGCACAATAACTACACTAtatgtttgtattttgtcatttaatatacATGTTTCTCTATAACATTTCTAACTGTTCAGTTTAAGCATTTTTATCTGAAACAttaccccagcaggcacaagacattgacacAACGTCAATTATGCGTACATGTCCttcaaaactgactttgaaacaacgttgccaaatagttgtatttgtaaattgagacaacgttaatgtctaacgttggatccacgttgttggttgggaaatgaccaaatttcaatggtcaaatcaacgtcagaactcaccattgaaaaaaacatcaataatcatgttgtttcaacgttgtatttgtgttgtagaatattggttgggaaaagaccaaatttcaatggtcaaatcaacgtcagaacccaacattgattaaacgtcgtcaaaaagcatgttgtttcaacatagtgtttgttttgtagaatattggttgggaaaagaccacatttcaatggtcaaatcaacgtcagaactcaacattaaaaaaacgtcaatcatgttgttttaacgttgtatttgtgttggagaatattggttggaaaaagaccaaatttcaatggtcatatcaacgtcagaactcaacatcgAAAAACGTCAATAATCATGTTTCaacgctgtatttgtgttgtagaatattgtttgggaaaagaccaaattttaatggtcaaatcaacgtcagaagccaacattgattaagcgtcgtcaaaaagcatgttgtttcaacataatgtttgtgttgtagaatattggttggaaaaagaccaaatttcaatggtcaaatcaacgtcagaacccaacattgcagaaaagttgtcaaaaagcatgttgtttcaactttgtatttgcgttgtagaatattggttggaaaaagacctaatttcaatggtcaaatcaacgtcagaagccaatATTGATTAAGCGTCGTCAAATGTCGTCGTCATAATgtctgtgttgtagaatattggttggaaaaagaccaaatttcaatggtcaaatcaacgtcagaacccaacattgcagAAAAGTTatcaaacagcatgttgtttcaactttgtacttgcgttgtagaatattggttggaaaaagaccaaatttcaatggtcaaatcaacgtcagaacccaacatttcagaaatgttgttaaaaaagcatgtcgtttgaacgttgtatttgtgttgtagaataccggttgggaaaagaccaaaattcaatggtataattaacatcagaacccaacattgattaaacgtagtcaaaaagcatgttgtttcaacgttgtatttgtgttgtagaatattggttggaaaaagaccaaatttcaatggttaaatcaacgtcagaacccaacattgattcaactttgtcaaaaagcgtgttgtttcaacgttgtagaatattggttggaaaaagaccaaatttcaatggtcaaatcaacgtcagagcccaacaatgcataaatgttgtcaaaaagcatgtagtttcaacgttgtatttgtgttggagaatatggttgggaaaagaccaaatttcaatggtcaaatcaacgtcagagcccaacaatgcataaatgttgtcaaaaagcatgtagtttcaacgttgtatttgtgttggagaatatggttgggaaaagaccaaatttcaatggtcaaatcaacgtcagaacccaacattgattaaacgttgtcaaaaagcatgttgtttcaacgttgtatttgtgttgtagaatattggttggaaaaagaccaaaattcaatggtctaattaacatcagaacccgacattgattaaacgtcatccaaaagcatgttgtttcaacgttatgtttgagttgctcaacgtcaggacctaattcaacaagttctcaatgttgttttaatgtcttgtgcctgctgggacccTTTATTGATTATTTCAAACTTATTTCACAGCATTTGTCTGTTTTAAATGAACATGTTCAACTTCAATGCCATTTGCtaccaaaattgcatttttttagttTGATGGTCCAGCGCTTGTATTGAATCTTGTTTATTTTCTTACTGACTTGTCGTAGATGATCTCAAGGACGGGCTGGAAAAAGAAAGGCGGTCCTTTGACGGGGCCGTCATAATTGAAAACCTTTGCCCTCTGTAGGTCGAGGTCGAAGCTCTCTCCGACATCCCCCCACACGATGACGTCGGTCACTTCTAAAGGAGATCATGACGGAGACGTCGCATGACAAACCCTGAAGCCGGAACGTTACGGGGACTGAGGAAGCGTGTAAGCCGTACCTGAGGTCCTCACTTTCAGCTTGTTCGCGATGGCAGCTCTGGCTTTATTCTCCAACTGGGTTGCCATGGCAACAATGCGGCTCTTGTCAGTAGAGCACGCGTTCAGGAGAAACGAGCACCTGAGGTTCACAAGCGAGCCGCTGGACACGATCACCTTCACCTCCGCCTTTGCCTTGGCTCCAATCAGCTCTCCATATTGGGTGTACAAGTCTGCTATTGCGTTTATATTCAACGGTTCCTCCTCGTCCTTGGAGGGTTCCTCTCTAGACCAGCCGTCATCCAGCAGGAGGATGATGTCAGCGTCCTGGAACGCATCTTTGAGATCCGTGTGAATGGTCACCTGAATATGCATGAAGCAACATGGTGGTAAGATGGTTAGGGAGGCATCAAGAATTAAAGCTGCAAACAGTCCTTCCCGATGCCGAGACCCACCAtcaaaaatttcaggaagatcggCGTTTGTGGAAGGATGTTACGAGGACCATACTGGTcttgatacactatattgccaacagtctttggccacccatccaaatgatcagaatcaggtgtcctaatcacttggcccggccacaggtgtataaaatcaagcacttagtcatggagactgtttctacaaacatttgtgaaagaatgggccgctctcaggagctcagtgacttccagcgtggaactgtcataggatgctacctgtgcaacaaatctagtcgtgaaatttcctcgctcctaaatattccaaagtcaactgtcggctttattataagaaaaatgGACGggttttgggaacaacagcaactcagccacaaagtggtaggccacgtaaactgacagggaggggtcagcggatgctgaagcgcatagtgcaaagaggtagccgactttctgcacagtcagttgctacagagatacaaacttcatgtgaccgtccaattagcccacgtacagtacgcagagagcatctaagccaggggtgtcaaactaaaatacagagtgggccaaaacttaaaactgaacaaagccgcgggccaaggttgaacaaattaaccttttaatagggacccaaacaagttttgcattgaatattgaacaagcaaggcttatataactttatagtgacatgcaaaatcgagtttcaaataataataattaaaaaatatcaatgccatatcaaatacaatttaaataaaaattgaatgcctcttttctatttgcagccttctgaggtaaatatcaacgttaactttttccacaggctaataaatttgaaaataaaataacaatgaataaagcaaccattcaggactttaaactgctcagtttgcaacacactgatctaatctgatgtgcccaagccagatacctgccatcttttcttggatgctagttcattaatgtcggggctcaggctttgagctgaggcaaccttcattatcgaatgaaggtgttcatcagtcatcatATCCCGTAGtcaccacagtcttgggggcgtgccttaaaggcactgcctataacgtcctccacgagctgtcgtcacgtccgcttttcatccattctaacaacgtgctggcccagtcacaagatatgtgcggcttctgtacgcacacacacgtgaatgcaacgcatacttgatcaacagcgatacaggtcacactgagggtgcccataTAAATaacgttaacactgttagaaatatacgccacactgtggacccacaccaaacaagaatgacaaacacatttcgggagaacatctccaccgtaacacaacataaacacaacagaacaaatacccacaagcctttgcagcactaacgtcccgtagcgtcccggaagagttagtgctgcaaaggcttctgggtatttgttctgttgtgttacggtgcggatgttctcccgaaatgtgtctgtcattcttgtttggtgtgggttcacagtgtggcgtatatttctaagtgttaaaaaaatgtatacgaccaccctcagtgtgacctgtatcgggagggttggcaagtatgagaattagcgctgaatgcggtgttaccgcggcaccgccgctgtatataatcggcgggccagctctagtgttactttgatattgcctcaagggccgagTGAGATTACatgatctaagccatacatcacagagtccaatgcaaagcgtgggatgcagtggtttaaagcacgttgccactggactctagagcagtggagacgccttctctggagtgatgaatcacgcttttccatctggcaatctaacggacgagtctgggtttggaggttgccaggagaccgGTATATTtcggaaatttggtggaggaggaattatggtgtggggttgtttttcaggagttgggcttggccccttagttccagtgaaaggaactttgaatgctccaggataccaaaacatttaggacaattccatgttcccaaccttgtgggaacagtttggagcggacccATTCCTAtcaaacatgactgtgcaccagtgcacaaagcaaggtccataaagacatggatgacagagtctggtgtggatgtacttgactggcctgcacagagtcctgacttgaacccgatagaacacctttgggatgaattagaacggagactgagagccgggccttctccaccaacatcagtgtgtgacctcaccaatgcgcttttggaagaatggtcgaaaattcctataaacgcactccgcaaccttgtggacagccttcccagaagagttggagctgtaatagctgcaaaaggtggactgagatcatattgaaccctatgggtcaggaatgggatggcacttcaagttcatatgtgagtcaaggcaggtggccaaatacttttggcaatatagtgtatcaacaGACTCCAACCTGGAAGCCTTATATCAGTTTGGAAGGAGATCTGATCATTTAAAGTGAAGTAATGACAGTATAATTGGTGATGGCGAGGAGCAGTTTTTATGGGCAGGCTCCCCCCACCACGAATAGGCACCGATATGTACGGACCCATCTGGCATCTCAGAATGTCATCATCCTCATTCGTACCAATTTCGACCAAGATCGGATTTTGTGGAGTCGTGTTATAAATGTGTCAAGTTTTGTGGTGAACCATCAGATCAAacgtcctgggtatgacgttaaactacatccaggcatgagatgggaggttgtgtgtggggttagtgagtcccaactaacgtctataaaatgcacacaaagaaccgtttgcaccttctcttgtgactggcgggcggtcagcgccataaagctgagcgggtccctgggtaattggggcgcggacaaccaacaggacagactaagttcaacagcccagtaaggcaattagtctaggagaaggatctctgatataaaataccccttccaacccgcaccaagccagcgtggaaggtgtaggctaataaccagcatgaagagtacgccaagagagatcgttcactatggcagaaacatgctgaggctttcgtccagcagtggactgacaacggctgctgatgatgatgatcagaTCAAAGTTTCCTTCGCAATTTAGCATCGCCTATATgtttagtatctgtcattttaacgaGGCCCATTTGGTGTAAAGTCCCGGggaggagttcgttaaaataCAACCCCCCtttttggcctaaaaacgtcCGACGGAACTTAAGGTGGCCGACTTCGTGTTTGTTTTACAATTATCTTactcgtttttaaatccttacgtggtcttgccccactttacctctctgagctgctccacctctatgcccccacccggtccctcaggtcagctgatcagctgatcctggaggtacccaaatcaaagcgcaagctcagaggggacagagccttctctgttgcggctcccaaactctggaacgatttccctctccatgtgagacagaccccttctttggctatttttaagacccttcttaaaacccatttttattcactcgcttttaacccagcatgatactttaaactgtttttaactttttaactgtttttaactctaacaaattgttcttagggtaatttgtatttgctttttcaatgtatattttacttctgttttaaatgttattttttagtctgtcctttgcctgtatttctttgtggtgtacagccctttgttcttcaactgtggtagtttttaaagggctttgtaGGTATGGTTTTTAAATATGGGTTCCTGGTACTTTTACGTGCGCCCTGTCATGATGGACGTCTCCAACGATTTCCGTGACAATCCGGTGGCAGGGGCTAATCGTTTTGTCATTTTCAATGGGGCGCTAGAGTGTCAATTTGGAAAGTTTGTGGTTTTGAACACCAAAatattgcttctttttttttgccagatCTAATGCGCCTGTATGTACTGTCCATCTTTGCCAGATTTTCCTCAATGGATGGTTTTTACTTATAAATCACTTATTGCTCTGGTTCCgacttatttatgttattttatgtgtatagACTGCAGTGGCTACAGTTTGTGGTCGCAGGACATCATTGGTGTGTTGGTTTttagagccaacacaagtcttaatttaaaaaaaaaaaaaattcttcataTTTGCcgctccatggtcatggaataacttacaaaaggatctgaggctacctgaactgatcactttgggggaatttccggccattttaaaagatcgagaagctgtttctattgggcactgtacttgattttcaattatttttattgaaacatttaatttttatgtttatattgtagGTAATTTATGCTTTTAACTATAGTGTGTGACTGCTactgttttttgttgttctcatatgtaccgtatttttcggactataagtcgcagtttttttcatagtttggccggggtgcgacttatactcaggataagtataagtcgcacttatatttttacccgattccgacatTTCACGCACACTTCTCTTCCGATATATCcaatgcaaaacattttttcccaGTTGTCCcagcatttccaggaattccgaaaggCCTAttatcaattcaaactgttactatgtcaaaatgttttacccgattcgaaaaattccaacaccaacccattcatatcatctaggacatttGTGTTAGTATCAATATTCTCAAAAATTACCGGTTTTactaaaattcccaaatttctgtgaaattcccattcaaatgaatggacgtattcataataTTACATTACCTtaaattctcaaaattttgcGTCACTTTTTAGTTTTTACCCAATTCCGACTTTTCAACctttcacacacactactcttccgagatctcgaaggcaaaacattttttccgGGTTTTCCTGGAatctccaggaattccgaaataccaattctcaattcaaaggaaaggaaacatttaatttttatgtttatattgtagGTAATTTATTCTTTTAACTATGTGTGACTGCTACTGTTTTTTGTAGTtcttatatgtaccgtatttttcggactataagtcgcagtttttttcatagtttggccgggggttgcgacttatactcgggagcgacttatgtttgaaattattaacacattaccgtaaaatatcaaataatattatttagctcattcacgtaagagactagacgtataagatttcatgggatttagcgattaggagtgacagattgtttggtaaacgtatagcatgttctatatgttatagttatctgaatgactcttaccataatatgttacgttaacataccaggcacgttctcagttggttatttatgcgtcatataaagtgcacttattcagcctgttgttcactattctttatttatttgaaattgcctttcaaatgtctattcttggtgttgggttttatcaaataaatttcccccaaaaatgtgacttatactcca from Entelurus aequoreus isolate RoL-2023_Sb linkage group LG01, RoL_Eaeq_v1.1, whole genome shotgun sequence encodes:
- the mdh1b gene encoding putative malate dehydrogenase 1B isoform X5, with the protein product MAEELMLSIAAENLVTKLELIEEEQHHASLIHPQHVWISSALNPTCNLLIPSLLSAEVLPQASTVSLHLLDVDGNEEELQSVKMETEDLALPLLHKVTIHTDLKDAFQDADIILLLDDGWSREEPSKDEEEPLNINAIADLYTQYGELIGAKAKAEVKVIVSSGSLVNLRCSFLLNACSTDKSRIVAMATQLENKARAAIANKLKVRTSEVTDVIVWGDVGESFDLDLQRAKVFNYDGPVKGPPFFFQPVLEIIYDNEWLETTFLDIVHSQQAAVVSKTCRGADMSTANGILTLLKAWNGASIPNQVYSVGVLCTGHYDLPGDVVLSVPVTFADGLWSAVPDVTVGDDLKQKLLLSASELRKKMSKQESPGGEETDRVSVEQKP
- the mdh1b gene encoding putative malate dehydrogenase 1B isoform X2, yielding MAKFVLAGKTDCPYYAKAELLADRLQNSLPNFRIHKMSILPDEWKDWLEETCTRNGWTHEESPLVWRELVHQGGKGVFLGGFGDFLEHCQKYYDVTSNMAEELMLSIAAENLVTKLELIEEEQHHASLIHPQHVWISSALNPTCNLLIPSLLSAEVLPQASTVSLHLLDVDGNEEELQSVKMETEDLALPLLHKVTIHTDLKDAFQDADIILLLDDGWSREEPSKDEEEPLNINAIADLYTQYGELIGAKAKAEVKVIVSSGSLVNLRCSFLLNACSTDKSRIVAMATQLENKARAAIANKLKVRTSEVTDVIVWGDVGESFDLDLQRAKVFNYDGPVKGPPFFFQPVLEIIYDNEWLETTFLDIVHSQQAAVVSKTCRGADMSTANGILTLLKAWNGASIPNQVYSVGVLCTGHYDLPGDVVLSVPVTFADGLWSAVPDVTVGDDLKQKLLLSASELRKKMSKQESPGGEETDRVSVEQKP
- the mdh1b gene encoding putative malate dehydrogenase 1B isoform X4, encoding MNGRTGWKKRARGTAGPTKSLPWFGESWCTKKYYDVTSNMAEELMLSIAAENLVTKLELIEEEQHHASLIHPQHVWISSALNPTCNLLIPSLLSAEVLPQASTVSLHLLDVDGNEEELQSVKMETEDLALPLLHKVTIHTDLKDAFQDADIILLLDDGWSREEPSKDEEEPLNINAIADLYTQYGELIGAKAKAEVKVIVSSGSLVNLRCSFLLNACSTDKSRIVAMATQLENKARAAIANKLKVRTSEVTDVIVWGDVGESFDLDLQRAKVFNYDGPVKGPPFFFQPVLEIIYDNEWLETTFLDIVHSQQAAVVSKTCRGADMSTANGILTLLKAWNGASIPNQVYSVGVLCTGHYDLPGDVVLSVPVTFADGLWSAVPDVTVGDDLKQKLLLSASELRKKMSKQESPGGEETDRVSVEQKP
- the mdh1b gene encoding putative malate dehydrogenase 1B isoform X3 yields the protein MAKFVLAGKTDCPYYAKAELLADRLQNSLPNFRIHKMSILPDEWKDWLEETCTRNGWTHEESPLVWRELVHQGGKGVFLGGFGDFLEHCQKYYDVTSNMAEELMLSIAAENLVTKLELIEEEQHHASLIHPQHVWISSLLSAEVLPQASTVSLHLLDVDGNEEELQSVKMETEDLALPLLHKVTIHTDLKDAFQDADIILLLDDGWSREEPSKDEEEPLNINAIADLYTQYGELIGAKAKAEVKVIVSSGSLVNLRCSFLLNACSTDKSRIVAMATQLENKARAAIANKLKVRTSEVTDVIVWGDVGESFDLDLQRAKVFNYDGPVKGPPFFFQPVLEIIYDNEWLETTFLDIVHSQQAAVVSKTCRGADMSTANGILTLLKAWNGASIPNQVYSVGVLCTGHYDLPGDVVLSVPVTFADGLWSAVPDVTVGDDLKQKLLLSASELRKKMSKQESPGGEETDRVSVEQKP